Below is a window of Jonesiaceae bacterium BS-20 DNA.
GACTACGCCATGGCAACCTGGCTTAACGAGCAGGGCTACGCGGTTGCGCACGTAGATGTTCGTCCAAGCGATGGCGTTCTCGATGCCGGTGTCCCGGTCCTGACCCACACGCACCTCATCCATGATGAGGCCGGGGCTATGTTCTTTGCGCAGTGGGCCAAACACCTGGTTCGATAGAACCACATCCCTAAACCACCGATACATAGTGCTGGCCGGCCCAGCCGGCCAGCGCCGCAATCAATAATGACGCGAGCGTCCCGATCATGAATCGCTCTGCGGCATGAGGATTGTCTTTGGTTAGTTCCGGGTAGCGTCCGAGTCCCTTGATTGCCACCACAATCGCAATTCCCGTGGGGAAACCCGCCATGATAAAGCCCGAAATCAGGGCACGTTCAAGCAATCCAATCCACAGCCCACCGCGCAATACGTGTTGCGCTGTTGCCCCATCGGGGCCATCGGACACCGGCACCTGGGATCCCGACCGCCGCGCTTTACGTGTCAGTGGCCTCTGCGCCAACCACAGGACTGCGCGCACAACGTAGTACCCGCCAATCGACGCTGCAGCCATCACCAGGAACCAGATCAACAAAGTCATAGTTGCATCATGTCATGGGCCTAAGACACAACCTTTACAAGAGCGAACCAAGCATCTTGAGGATTACGGGCTGCGCTTCGAGTTCCTGATTGAGGCCCGCATTGCGCAGTCTTGCGCTCATCGCCGCCGGGGTGATCCCTAGGGTTTGCGCTGCCAGCTTCTGGGTCACCCCGTTTGTAGACCCATAGCTCGTGGTGATCAAGTCAATCGCCTCCCATGCAGCAGCCGATCGTTCAACGAGGACAAATCCCAAGAGTTGCAGGAGCCCATGAAGATCCGCTGCCTGCTGACCTGCGTCTTGGCTCAGCAACGCGATTGGGGTGGATGCCCTTTTAGTTTTGGCTAAGTTTACCGCATCCCGGGCGGCCCAATACGCTGGCCCACCGCCCTCAGCGGCTCGGACCGGTACGGGTTGATCAACCGGGCCGTGCCCAATTCCGATGTACCATGCGGACTCTCGTAGCAGTAACCTGATCACCGCGTACACGGCCTTGGGATTATCTACAACGCCTTGGATCTCATCCCCCGCTGTCCGCTCAAAGGCGGCAACCGGAGTCATGTCATCGGTTAAGGTCCGCTCGAGTAGTTCCAGGGTCGGGGGAACCAAGTCGGTTCCGCTGCGGCTACCGCGTTGGTCAAGGGTCATCACGAACATCTATTAAGCCTATAACCTTAATTCCAACGAATCAAGGCTATAGGCTTAATTGCATGCTCCGTCGCTCAACCAACCGCCAAGGCGGACAATGCCAACCGGTAGGAATCCAAGCCAAAGCCAGCGATCGTGCCGGTGGCCACCGGGCCCACCACGGAATAGTGCCGGAACTCTTCGCGGGCGTACGGATTAGAGATATGCACCTCGATCAGTTTCAATCCACCCTTGGTAACCATCGCCGCTGCGTCCCGAATAGCGTATGAGAAATGGGTGAATGCGGCAGGATTCAGAACCACGTGCGCCTGATTGTCAACCGCATCATGCAACCAGCCAATGAGTTCCGCCTCATTATCGGTCTGCAAAACGGTAACCTCGAACCCGAGATCCTTGCCCCACTGCTCGGCAGCCGCAACCAGCCCAGCATAGGAGGTTGAGCCATACACATCCGGCTCCCGCACTCCCAGGCGTCCAAGGTTGGGGCCGTTCAAAATAACTACGCGCGTCATCGCATTCACCGTTCCTACGTCAATTCATCTAACCGGCAACCGCAGGGTCACTTACAGCAGAACTGGGCCGCCGGGCTTTGGGGCCGCAGCACTAACCTCGGCGTATGCGGCAACAAGAAGCATCGGATCCGGGCCTTCTAAACGAACCGGCTTGCCCACGCCCTCCAAGATAACGAACCGCAGCATGTCGCCGCGCGTCTTCTTGTCTCGACGCATTGCCGTCAGCAACTGCTCCCAGCGATCGCCGCGATAGGTAACCGGCAGGCCAACCGACGACAGAATGGAACGCATGCGTTCCATTACCGCTTCGTCCAGCTTGCCCGCCAAGCGGGCCAGTTCGGCCGCATAGACCATGCCAACAGAAACTGCGGCGCCGTGACGCCAACCGTACCGCTCAACAAGTTCAATTGCGTGCGCGAAGGTGTGCCCGTAGTTCAGAATCTCGCGCAGGTCAGACTCCTTGAGGTCCTGGCTCACCACGCGGCCCTTGACTGCGATAGAACGTTCAACGAGTTCTTGCACAACGTCCCAGAGCTGCGGGGCACTATCGGGCCAGTTCTGCAACTCCTGTGCATTGGCTTCAACTAGCTCAAGAATGACCGGGTCCGCAATAAAACCGGTCTTGATTACCTCGGCAAGACCAGCAACAAAGTCCCATTTCGGTAAGCTTTCCAACGCAGCAAGATCGCACAGGACGCCCGATGGGCTGTGGAATGCACCCACCAAGTTTTTGCCCTCGGCGGTGTTAATGCCGGTCTTTCCGCCTACGGCAGCGTCTACCATGCCCAGCAGGGTCGTTGAAATGTGAACGACCTTGATTCCACGCAACCAGGTAGCTGCAATGAAACCGGCGACGTCGGTTGTCGAGCCACCACCGATCGAGACAATTGCGTCACTGCGGGTAAAGTCCGCTTGGCCAAGAATCTGCCAGGCAAACGAAATGACTTCAACGTTCTTGGCTTCTTCCGCATCCGGAATTACGGCTAGCAGGACCTCATACCCTTGTTCCATAAGGTCCTCGCGCACGCCCGTAGCGGTAGCTTCAAGGGCCTCCGGGTGCACGATCAGGATCTTGCGGACCTCCGCGCCTACCAATTCCGGTAGTTCCCCCAACAGGTGACGCCCAATGACTACGTTATAGGTGCGCTCGGCGGTTACGGTAATACGGGTATTCGAAGTCATGAAGGGGTTCCTTGATCAACTGGCAGTAATGTCAGAATTTCTTGGGCCACCACGGCCGGGGTCTTGTCATCGGTCAGGACCTGCGCGGTAGCAACCTGCTCGTACGTGGGGCGCCGCTTTTCCATCAAGATCTTCCACTGGGCACGCGGGTTACCCAGCAGCAGTGGGCGTGACTGGTTGAATCCAACCCGTGGAGCGGCGGCCGTAAGGGACACGTCGAGGAAGATAACGACCCCACCCTGGCCCTGGTAATTGGCCAGGTTGGCCTGGGTCTGCGGGTCTAACACTGCTCCACCACCGAGCGCTAACACCCCGGAGTGCTCGGTAAGAGCCTTGGCAACTGCGGCGACCTCAAGGGCTCGGAAAGCCGGTTCGCCGTCGTCCATAAAGACATCAGAAATGCTTTTGCCAGCCATTTGCTCAACGTCTTGGTCGGTGTCTCGCATAGCGACCTTGAGCAGGTGGCTCAGTGCTCGAGCAACCGTACTCTTACCCGCACCGGGTGGTCCCACCAGGACCACCCTAGGAATGCGTGCCTGAGTCATTTTCAGCGCAACAATTCTGGGATTGCTGCAAGGTATGCCTCGTAGTTGCGGCGCGTCTCACCGATAGAGTCGCCCCCAAACTTCTCGAGTGCACTTGCGGCTAGGGTCAGCGCAACCATGGCTTCGGCTACAACGGCCGCTGGTGGAACGGCACAAACGTCTGAGCGCTGGTGCTGTGCGGAGGCAACCTTTCCGGTTGAAGTATCAACCGTGGGCAGCGACCGTGGCACGGTTGAAATTGGCTTCATTGCGGCGCGGACCCGCAGGACCTCGCCGTTGGACATGCCACCTTCGATCCCACCGGCACGGTTGGATGCGCGAGCGATCTTGCCATCCTCACCCGGCACAATTTCATCATGCGCTTGGGATCCGCGGCGGGCAGCGGTTCTGAAACCGTCACCGACCTCAACGCCCTTAATCGCTTGAATACCCATAAGGGCTCCGGCTAGTTGTGCGTCGAGGCGGCGGTCGCCGTGTACGTAGGACCCCAGACCGGACGGTACGCCGTAGGCAAGAACTTCAACAATTCCACCGAGGGTGTCACCGTCTTTGTGGCACTGGTCGATCTCGGCGACCATGGCGTCAGAGGTTTCCTTGTCAAAGGTCCGGACCGGGTCGGCGTCTAGGTAAGCTATATCATCCGGGGTTGGTACCGCCCGGCCGTCCGGAACGGACACGGGGCCGATTGCGGTTACGTGCGAAACAAGGCGAATTCCAAAAGCCTGCTCCAGGAAGCGGGCGGCTACCGTCCCCAGAGCAACACGCGTTGCGGTCTCCCTGGCGGAAGCACGTTCGAGCACGGCGCGAGCATCGTCAAAATCGTATTTACGCATTCCAATGAGGTCTGCGTGCCCGGGCCGCGGGCGAGTCAACGGGGCGTTACGCGCACCCTTGAGCTTGCTCTCATCGACCGGATCGCTAGCCATCACGTCGACCCACTTGGGCCATTCGGTGTTGCCAATTTCAATGGTCAGGGGGCCACCCTGGCTAATACCGTGGCGCAGTCCGGCCAAAATCCGGACTTCATCCTGTTCAAACTTCATTCGCGCACCGCGGCCATAACCAAGGCGACGGCGGGCCAAAGCAGCCTGAATGTCTGAGGTTTGGACCTCAATACCAGCGGGGAGGCCTTCAATCACTCCAACGAGCGAGGGGCCATGAGATTCACCTGAAGTTATCCAACGAAGCATGCCCCCATCTTTCCATGTTTTGACTGGCAAGATGACCAATGCCCGGATAACGGACGTGTCATGGCGCAAACGCCAGGGTTGCCAGCATTGCGAGGAGCGCGCCAAGGCACAACCACGGCCCAAAAGGCAGCGAGGACTTGCGTGACGCCCTCCTGCTGAGCACCAGTATGAGACTAACCAACCCACCCACCAAGAACGCTAGTACTAGGCCCATGGCAGTGGCTCCCCAACTTAACCACCCACAATAGGCCCCCAGAATTGCACCTAGTTTGACGTCACCAAAACCTAATCCGCCAACGATACAGAGGATAAATAGCAGTACGTATGCTGCGCCGCCAGATGCGATAGCCCGCCAATAGCTTTCCCAACCCTCCCCTACTGCGAAGGTGGCACCTGCCAGAAAGACCGCGGTGATTCCAATTCCAGGCAACACAAAACGGTTGGGCAAGATGTGGGTACGAAAATCAATAACGCTCAGTAACACGCTGATCCCGGTACAAAACCAGTAGGCCATGAGCACGAGCGAGTCCGCCCAAAACCTGGCGCCGGCACCCTGGGGCAGCAAGGCGGCGAACGCCACAAAGAGGATCGCGGTAACAAGCACAGTGAGGCTGGTCTGGGTGGGGCGCAATTGCGGCGCTTGGCGCAACCCAAGTTCTCGGTCGGCTAGGCGACTGATCCCCCAACCTGCACTAAGCCCAATAACCCCGTGAGCCACCATGAGCACGGTGCCAACCCCCGTCCCTTATGTCCCAGCCGGCACCATCACCGGTCCCAACACAAGTGCCAAAAATCCTAACGGGTTTTCATGACAAAGGAAACACTACCGACGCAGTAACAACTCCCCATTGAGCGCGTCGCCCATTTGGGCCACCGGCCCTGGCATGCCGGTCATGAGACGTACCTGTTCAACTGCTTGGTGGAGCAACATGCGCTCCCCCGTAATCGCGGTTCCGTCAAGTCCGCGCCACGCACTTATCAGTGCGGTTGGATCTGGATCATAGGCAACATCGAGCAACACACCCGTCACGGCCCGTCCCTCTTGAGCCTCAAGCAACCGGGCCGCGATGTCGTCACCGGCAAATGGTGGAAGCGTTGAGACCACTACATCGAACGTGTTCAGTCCAGCTGGCGCCTTACTCAGTAATTCGAATGTGGGTGAGACTCCCATGCGAGACGCCGCCATGCGCAGCTCTGCAGTGCGACCCAACGAGCGAACGTAGACTACGGGGTCAGTACAGCCCAGTTCGGCTAACGCTGCGAGGGTTGAGGAGGCCGTTGCCCCCGCGCCTAGGATTGCCGCGCGTTTGATACCTGGTTTTGCGCCGCCCTCTTTAAGCGCCATGACCAGTCCGTACACGTCGGTGTTGGTCCCCACCAAACTGCGGTGGACACCGGCTCCGGTGAATAAGACGGTATTCACCGCACCGGTGACCTCGGCTAGCGGATCAATATGATCCAGCAGTTTAAACACCACTTGTTTGAGCGGCATGGTCAAACTTAAGCCGCCCCACGTACCGTCTAAGCCCTGGATGAACGCTGCCAACTGGTCTTGATCAACGTCAAACCGGCCATAGGTCCAGTCCAACCCGAGCTGTTCATAGGCCGCGCGGTGCAACACCGGGGACAATGAATGCGCAATAGGGTGGCCCAAAACTGCCGCTTGCTTTGTCATAGAGTTTCTTAGCCCCGGTCAGTCTTTAGACTGCTCACGCAGCCAGGCACGGTAGAGCTCAACGGCTGCTTCGTGCTCGGCCCACGTCTCAGAGAAGATCGTCTCCTTGGTCAAGGGGTTAATCGTGACGAAGTAGAAGTAGTCGGTATTCTCGGGGTTGAGTGCGGCCTCAACGGCCACCAAGCTCGGCGATGCAATCGGGGTCTTTGGCAGGCCCTTGATCCGGTAGGTGTTCCATGGGTTATCCTCTGCGCGCTGGTCACTCGTAGTGGCCGCATTTGAGGTTCCGCCGTGCACATAGTGCACGGTCGAGTCCATCTGGAGGCGCTCATCCGCTTCCAAGCGGTTGTAAATGACTGAGGCGACAACCGGCATGTCAACTTCACTACCGGCTTCCTTCTCCACAATCGAAGCTACGTTGAGAATCCGTTGCCAGTCCTTCTCCGGAATTTCAAGTGAGTTAAGCCGCGTTACCGTACGCCCCACCATTTCCTTGATGACTTCCTCGGCGGTGACATCCGGTCCAAATCGGTAATCGCCGTCTGCGAGCCAGCCCTCATAGGAGCCTTCCGCCACGGATGGCAGCCCTGTTGCGGCGACGTCCTTCATCGCAGCCTCGAGCTGTTCCTCGGTCAGTCCCGTAATACCCTTAATTGTCTGAGATATCTGGGCAACGTTCTGGCCGGGAGTAATTTGGATTCGGTTTCCAGACAAGTTATCAAGATCAAGCAGCATCTCGAGAGCAGTAGCAGCAGGAAGCTCTTTGTACAGGGAATAGGTTCCCGGCTGAATCTTGTCAGCATTAGGGTTAGCAAAGGTAGCGTTTACAAAGACCGATGCCGTTGCAATTACACCGTTGTCGACCAGCGTCTTGGCGATTGCCGAACCGCTATCACCCGGATTAACGGTAATTTCAACCGGTTCGGTTCCGGTGCCAACGAAGTCTTGTATCTGCTCGGCCTCGTTATTCTGGCTATCTTTGATGTCGCCAAAAAAGTTGGTGGCAAACTTCCAGGTACCATACAACACACCACCGATGATGATCACCGAGATCAACGTAGCGATGAGTCCAGAGCGGCGTCTTTTCGATGCCTGCTGCCGCTGACGGTCTAGTTCCCTGCGTTGGGTTCTAGATAGTCCCGCCGTGCGGTGTTCCTCTTGCCCAGTTGGGTCAAAGAGATCATTCACTGGTTTTCCTCCGAGCATTTGAGTACGCACCGTGTGGTCCGTACTCCCGTAAGGCTGGTTGGCTAGTTAAAGAACCTAGCCGAATTCTGGCCTATTTACCTAACCGGGGCAAGGGTTCCTGCACGCTTACCACTATTTTTTTCAGTTTCCATAGCTGATTCCAAGATGATCACTGCCGCTACCTGATCCACGACCGAGCGGTGTTTCTTTCCGGCTCGTCCGGAGGTGTACAGCGCTTGGTGCGCCGTTACCGTGGTCAGCCGTTCATCGACAAAATAGACTGGAACAGGCGCGATCAACTGCGCCAAAAGGTCGCCGTATGCTGCGCTCACGGCCGATGACTCGCTGTCTTTGCCCGATAGGTGACGCGGTTGGCCAATGTAAACCACGGCCGCACTGCGTTCTTCAACTTCCGCAACGAGCTGGGCAATGTCCTTGGGGAGCACCCGTGGGATCGCTCCGCCCTGCCGGTAGGTGATTGACCGGTCCCGGTTCAAAGTTGCCACCGGATTAGCCATAATCCCGTCTGGGTCGCTGGCGGCAAGACCCACACGCACACCGCCGACATCGACGGCCAAGCGGGCCCCGCGCGCAAGTGGCGCGGGACCTACCTGTTCATGTTCTAAAAACTCAGACACCGACTACGCCCTTGATCTGCTGGACAATGCCATCAAGTGCCTGCGGCAAGGCAGCCACATTGGCGCCACCGCCCTGGGCCATGTCATCCTTACCGCCACCGCCACCGCCGAGAGTGCCAGAAGCGGTTTTAGCCAACGCTCCGGCCTTCACACCGAGGTCGCGAGCACTTTGGTTGGTCACAATAACCACCTGCGGGCGGTCTTTTGCCACGCCTGCGATCGCTACGACACTCGGAGCTGAGTCACCCAGTCGCGCCCGGACGTCAAGTGCCAGCGCGCGCAGCCCCTCGGGGGTTGCTGCATCTCCAAGGTTCTGGGTGACTACCTTGACCGTGCCTACAACCGCGGCTTCAGCAGCAAACTTGCCAGCCGAGGCCAACAATTGAGCCTGCTGTAGCTGTGCGAGTTGCTTCTCGGAGTCTTTCAGCTTTGCCACCAGGTTGCTGACACGGTCTGGCAGCTCTTCTGAACGAACGTTAAGCAGTCCGGACAGTTGGTTGACGAGGGCACGTTCCTTGGCTTGGAATCCATACGCTCCATTGCCAACGAGTGCATCAACACGCCTAACACCGGAACCAATTGAGGCTTCACCCAAAATAGTCACCAAGCCGAGGTCACCGGACTGGCCAACGTGCGTTCCTGCGCAGAGCTCGCGGGACCATTCATCCCCGATCGAAACCACGCGGACCCGGTCACCATACTTCTCGCCAAAGAGCGCCATGGCACCCATCGCACGGGCCTGATCGAGCGAAGTGGTGATGTCACTGACCTCGAGGTTCTCCCGCAGGCGGTCATTGACGCGTCCCTCAATCTCAACGAGCGCATTTTGTGGCACTGCCTGGCTTTGACGGAAGTCAAAGCGGATACGGCTTGGTGAGTTCTCGGAACCCGCTTGGGTGGATTCGGCGCCCAGAGTTTCTTGGAGTGCCTTGTGGATCATGTGCGTTGCCGTGTGTGCCTGGCTGATCTGACGGCGTCGGTCACCATCGATCTCGGCGATCACGGGATCGTTCAGGTGCAGCGATCCCTCAGTCAATCGGCCACGGTGAACGCTCAACCCGTTGACCGGTGACTGAACGTCATCCACCTCAAACGTTGCCCCGCCATCTGACAGGACCGTGCCGTGGTCAGCTAGTTGCCCACCCTTTTCAGCGTAGAACGGCGTGCGGTCCAAGATAATCTCAACATCTGCAGGTGCGCTTACCGCGTTCTGGCTTACACCGTCAACGAGCATTGCCAAGACTTTGGCTGGTGCCTTCGCGTCGGTATAACCCAAGAACTCGTTTGGTGCGAGCAGCCCGGCTGCTAGGTCTTGGTAGACCGAA
It encodes the following:
- a CDS encoding SatD family protein — its product is MFVMTLDQRGSRSGTDLVPPTLELLERTLTDDMTPVAAFERTAGDEIQGVVDNPKAVYAVIRLLLRESAWYIGIGHGPVDQPVPVRAAEGGGPAYWAARDAVNLAKTKRASTPIALLSQDAGQQAADLHGLLQLLGFVLVERSAAAWEAIDLITTSYGSTNGVTQKLAAQTLGITPAAMSARLRNAGLNQELEAQPVILKMLGSLL
- a CDS encoding type II 3-dehydroquinate dehydratase is translated as MTRVVILNGPNLGRLGVREPDVYGSTSYAGLVAAAEQWGKDLGFEVTVLQTDNEAELIGWLHDAVDNQAHVVLNPAAFTHFSYAIRDAAAMVTKGGLKLIEVHISNPYAREEFRHYSVVGPVATGTIAGFGLDSYRLALSALAVG
- the aroB gene encoding 3-dehydroquinate synthase is translated as MTSNTRITVTAERTYNVVIGRHLLGELPELVGAEVRKILIVHPEALEATATGVREDLMEQGYEVLLAVIPDAEEAKNVEVISFAWQILGQADFTRSDAIVSIGGGSTTDVAGFIAATWLRGIKVVHISTTLLGMVDAAVGGKTGINTAEGKNLVGAFHSPSGVLCDLAALESLPKWDFVAGLAEVIKTGFIADPVILELVEANAQELQNWPDSAPQLWDVVQELVERSIAVKGRVVSQDLKESDLREILNYGHTFAHAIELVERYGWRHGAAVSVGMVYAAELARLAGKLDEAVMERMRSILSSVGLPVTYRGDRWEQLLTAMRRDKKTRGDMLRFVILEGVGKPVRLEGPDPMLLVAAYAEVSAAAPKPGGPVLL
- a CDS encoding shikimate kinase — encoded protein: MTQARIPRVVLVGPPGAGKSTVARALSHLLKVAMRDTDQDVEQMAGKSISDVFMDDGEPAFRALEVAAVAKALTEHSGVLALGGGAVLDPQTQANLANYQGQGGVVIFLDVSLTAAAPRVGFNQSRPLLLGNPRAQWKILMEKRRPTYEQVATAQVLTDDKTPAVVAQEILTLLPVDQGTPS
- the aroC gene encoding chorismate synthase — its product is MLRWITSGESHGPSLVGVIEGLPAGIEVQTSDIQAALARRRLGYGRGARMKFEQDEVRILAGLRHGISQGGPLTIEIGNTEWPKWVDVMASDPVDESKLKGARNAPLTRPRPGHADLIGMRKYDFDDARAVLERASARETATRVALGTVAARFLEQAFGIRLVSHVTAIGPVSVPDGRAVPTPDDIAYLDADPVRTFDKETSDAMVAEIDQCHKDGDTLGGIVEVLAYGVPSGLGSYVHGDRRLDAQLAGALMGIQAIKGVEVGDGFRTAARRGSQAHDEIVPGEDGKIARASNRAGGIEGGMSNGEVLRVRAAMKPISTVPRSLPTVDTSTGKVASAQHQRSDVCAVPPAAVVAEAMVALTLAASALEKFGGDSIGETRRNYEAYLAAIPELLR
- a CDS encoding A24 family peptidase, producing the protein MVAHGVIGLSAGWGISRLADRELGLRQAPQLRPTQTSLTVLVTAILFVAFAALLPQGAGARFWADSLVLMAYWFCTGISVLLSVIDFRTHILPNRFVLPGIGITAVFLAGATFAVGEGWESYWRAIASGGAAYVLLFILCIVGGLGFGDVKLGAILGAYCGWLSWGATAMGLVLAFLVGGLVSLILVLSRRASRKSSLPFGPWLCLGALLAMLATLAFAP
- a CDS encoding shikimate dehydrogenase gives rise to the protein MTKQAAVLGHPIAHSLSPVLHRAAYEQLGLDWTYGRFDVDQDQLAAFIQGLDGTWGGLSLTMPLKQVVFKLLDHIDPLAEVTGAVNTVLFTGAGVHRSLVGTNTDVYGLVMALKEGGAKPGIKRAAILGAGATASSTLAALAELGCTDPVVYVRSLGRTAELRMAASRMGVSPTFELLSKAPAGLNTFDVVVSTLPPFAGDDIAARLLEAQEGRAVTGVLLDVAYDPDPTALISAWRGLDGTAITGERMLLHQAVEQVRLMTGMPGPVAQMGDALNGELLLRR
- the mltG gene encoding endolytic transglycosylase MltG, with translation MNDLFDPTGQEEHRTAGLSRTQRRELDRQRQQASKRRRSGLIATLISVIIIGGVLYGTWKFATNFFGDIKDSQNNEAEQIQDFVGTGTEPVEITVNPGDSGSAIAKTLVDNGVIATASVFVNATFANPNADKIQPGTYSLYKELPAATALEMLLDLDNLSGNRIQITPGQNVAQISQTIKGITGLTEEQLEAAMKDVAATGLPSVAEGSYEGWLADGDYRFGPDVTAEEVIKEMVGRTVTRLNSLEIPEKDWQRILNVASIVEKEAGSEVDMPVVASVIYNRLEADERLQMDSTVHYVHGGTSNAATTSDQRAEDNPWNTYRIKGLPKTPIASPSLVAVEAALNPENTDYFYFVTINPLTKETIFSETWAEHEAAVELYRAWLREQSKD
- the ruvX gene encoding Holliday junction resolvase RuvX — its product is MSEFLEHEQVGPAPLARGARLAVDVGGVRVGLAASDPDGIMANPVATLNRDRSITYRQGGAIPRVLPKDIAQLVAEVEERSAAVVYIGQPRHLSGKDSESSAVSAAYGDLLAQLIAPVPVYFVDERLTTVTAHQALYTSGRAGKKHRSVVDQVAAVIILESAMETEKNSGKRAGTLAPVR